The following are from one region of the Streptomyces changanensis genome:
- the rplS gene encoding 50S ribosomal protein L19 produces the protein MSHLLDVVDSASLRTDLPPFRPGDTVNVHVRVIEGNRSRIQQFKGVVIRRQGSGVSETFTVRKVSFSVGVERTFPVHSPIFEKIELVTRGDVRRAKLYYLRELRGKAAKIKEKRDN, from the coding sequence ATGTCTCACCTGCTCGACGTCGTCGACTCCGCGTCCCTGCGGACCGACCTCCCGCCGTTCCGTCCCGGTGACACCGTGAACGTCCACGTTCGCGTCATCGAGGGCAACCGCTCCCGCATCCAGCAGTTCAAGGGTGTCGTCATCCGCCGCCAGGGCTCGGGCGTCTCCGAGACCTTCACGGTGCGCAAGGTCTCCTTCTCCGTCGGCGTCGAGCGCACCTTCCCGGTGCACAGCCCGATCTTCGAGAAGATCGAGCTCGTCACCCGCGGTGACGTCCGCCGCGCCAAGCTGTACTACCTCCGTGAGCTGCGCGGCAAGGCCGCGAAGATCAAGGAGAAGCGCGACAACTGA
- the lepB gene encoding signal peptidase I produces MDTEAQHTERDLPDDADRRTTGRSRFALSRRRAGLLGLAWALGMLLVSHFVIQPFQIPSGSMEPTLQVGDRVLVNKLAYRFGDVPARGDVVVFDGTGSFVRTVPQENPLAGLVRGAAAALGLAEPADTDFVKRVVGVGGDRVVCCDKEGRIEVNGVPVREGYLYPGDAPSQVRFDIVVPQGGLWVMGDHRSNSKDSRDHLGAPGGGMVPVDMVVGRAEWIAWPSGRWSTVEPTDAFARVPRPPAEGAGHG; encoded by the coding sequence ATGGACACCGAAGCACAGCACACGGAGCGCGACCTCCCCGACGACGCCGACAGGCGTACGACGGGGAGGTCGCGCTTCGCGCTTTCCCGGCGCAGGGCCGGCCTGCTCGGCCTCGCCTGGGCCCTCGGCATGCTGCTCGTCAGCCACTTCGTCATCCAGCCGTTCCAGATCCCCAGTGGCTCCATGGAACCCACCCTCCAGGTCGGCGACCGGGTGCTCGTCAACAAGCTGGCGTACCGTTTCGGCGACGTCCCCGCGCGCGGGGACGTCGTCGTCTTCGACGGAACCGGCTCGTTCGTCCGTACCGTTCCGCAGGAGAACCCCCTCGCCGGGCTGGTGCGCGGCGCCGCCGCGGCGCTTGGCCTCGCCGAGCCCGCCGACACCGACTTCGTGAAGCGCGTCGTGGGGGTCGGGGGCGACCGGGTGGTGTGCTGCGACAAGGAGGGCAGGATCGAGGTGAACGGCGTACCCGTGCGCGAGGGGTATCTGTACCCCGGTGACGCCCCCTCCCAGGTGCGGTTCGACATCGTGGTCCCGCAGGGCGGCCTCTGGGTCATGGGCGACCACCGCAGCAACTCCAAGGACTCCCGCGACCACCTCGGCGCCCCCGGCGGCGGGATGGTCCCGGTCGACATGGTCGTCGGCCGGGCCGAGTGGATCGCCTGGCCCTCCGGACGCTGGTCGACCGTCGAACCGACGGACGCCTTCGCGCGCGTACCGCGCCCCCCGGCCGAGGGGGCCGGCCATGGGTAA
- the lepB gene encoding signal peptidase I, with amino-acid sequence MAVGARSGREEPEKGREQFAGPVPGPGGTTAAGVTPGPALPGDDRNVDSAGSAENAEGDSVDDDRTGDGGGSGTPGEGGDGGAADGGEQPRKQRSFWKELPLLIGIALLLALLIKTFLVQAFSIPSESMMNTLQRGDRVLVDKLTPWFGSEPERGEVVVFHDPGGWLNEPAPEPNPLQRFLSFIGLMPSSEQQDLIKRVIAVGGDTVECKKGGKVVLNGKELDETAYLYPGSTPCDDEPFGPVKVPDGSIWVMGDNRQNSLDSRYHQELPGNGTVARKEVVGRAVVVAWPIGRWSTLPVPDTFDQPGLGSAAAAAAGPGALGLAGAVPLVLWRRRRVLARGTAPVGARGRA; translated from the coding sequence CTGGCGGTCGGCGCGCGATCCGGGCGCGAGGAGCCGGAGAAGGGGCGCGAGCAGTTCGCCGGCCCGGTCCCCGGCCCGGGCGGGACAACCGCCGCGGGCGTGACCCCGGGCCCGGCCCTCCCGGGAGACGACAGGAACGTGGACAGCGCGGGCAGCGCCGAGAACGCCGAGGGCGACAGCGTGGACGACGACCGGACCGGTGACGGCGGGGGCAGCGGTACGCCCGGGGAGGGCGGTGACGGCGGGGCCGCCGACGGCGGCGAGCAGCCGCGCAAGCAGCGCTCCTTCTGGAAGGAGCTGCCGCTGCTGATCGGTATCGCGCTGCTGCTGGCGCTCCTGATCAAGACGTTCCTGGTCCAGGCGTTCTCGATCCCCTCCGAGTCGATGATGAACACCCTCCAGCGCGGCGACCGCGTCCTGGTCGACAAGCTGACGCCGTGGTTCGGCTCGGAGCCCGAGCGCGGCGAGGTCGTCGTCTTCCACGACCCGGGCGGCTGGCTCAACGAGCCCGCCCCCGAGCCCAACCCGCTGCAACGGTTCCTCAGCTTCATCGGCCTGATGCCGTCGTCCGAGCAGCAGGACCTGATCAAGCGCGTCATCGCGGTCGGCGGGGACACCGTCGAGTGCAAGAAGGGCGGCAAGGTCGTCCTCAACGGCAAGGAACTCGACGAGACCGCCTACCTGTACCCGGGCTCGACCCCCTGCGACGACGAGCCCTTCGGGCCGGTCAAGGTCCCCGACGGCAGCATCTGGGTGATGGGCGACAACCGGCAGAACTCGCTCGACTCGCGCTACCACCAGGAGCTCCCCGGCAACGGCACGGTCGCCCGGAAGGAGGTCGTCGGCCGCGCCGTCGTCGTCGCCTGGCCGATCGGCCGCTGGTCGACCCTGCCGGTGCCGGACACGTTCGACCAGCCCGGCCTGGGCTCCGCCGCCGCGGCCGCCGCGGGGCCGGGGGCCCTGGGGCTCGCCGGGGCGGTGCCGCTGGTGCTGTGGCGCCGCCGCCGCGTCCTCGCCCGCGGCACGGCGCCCGTCGGGGCCCGCGGTCGGGCCTGA